Genomic DNA from bacterium:
ATGACAGAGAAACAAAAGATTTTTTCAGATGGAAAGTAGAATACTCGCAAGATGAATTATCAGCACTCATAAAACAAAAAAGCGGGATCGATTTTGGAGATATTATTGATTTGATTCCCGTCGAAAGAGGTGAGTCAGCCAGGTTAGTGAAACTTAAAATTGTCGGGACAAATAAAACATTGACTGTTGGTAAAGAACTGGAAATCAGAAGACTGCTGTCAAAAACTCATTTGTACAGTTCTGCTTTTATTGTAAAGAAGATTGGGAAAGACATTCCTGAAAAATTTATTCTGCATGGTGCCGGATGGGGACACGGAGTTGGAATGTGCCAGATAGGTGCCGCTGTTATGGCTGAAATGGGTTATAACTTCGATGAAATACTTTTACATTATTTCAAGAACTCAGAGTTGAAAAAAATTTACTGATAAGTTTTAATGAAGATACTTTATTCCTGCTTATCAAAAAGCTGGGGCGGAATGGAAATGTTTACTCTTACTTCCATTCAGCAGCTGCTCAAGAGAGAAATCAAAGTTGAGCTTGTTTGTGCAGCAGACTCACGCATTCATATTGAAGCGAATAACTTAGGTATAATGCTTCACCCGGTAAAAGCCAGCGGGTATTTTCATCCGTTTACTGTTATCCGACTGGCGCTTCTCATACGACAAAATAATTACAGTCTCGTACACACTCAAGCCTCAAAAGATTTGTGGCTTATTGTTCCTGCATTGAAACTAGCTAATAGAAAAATTCCGTTATTCCTTACAAAGCAGGTCGGTTCATTTATAGTTAAAAAAGATTTTCTCCACAAATTCCTTTACAGAAGAATAAGAAAAATATTTGCCATCAGTACTGTTATTAAAAATAATATTGTTGAAACCACACCCTATAAAACCGATAGTGTTATTATAATTCCAAATGGAATTGACATACAGAAGTTTAATCCGGAAAAGGTTGATGTTCATAAAGTAAGAAATGAATTCAATATAAATAAAGATGAAATAGTGATTGGAATGCTTGCAAGATTCACTCCCGGTAAAGGCCATGAGGAATTTCTTTTCGCAGCAAAAGAATTAAATAAGGAATATTCCAATCTTCGTTTTCTTGTTGTTGGAGAACCAAGCCGTGGTGAATCAGAATATGCTGATAAAATTAAAGGACTTGCTGAAGAATATAAACTGAATAATATAATTTTCACAGGTTATCGCTCGGATACCCCGGAAGTACTTTCTGCTATTGATATATTTGCTTTCCCATCTCACTCGGAAGCTTTTGGTATTGCACTTGTAGAAGCAATGGCAATGAAAAAGTCATCCGTCTGTTCAAGAGCTGATGGTGTACTTGATATTGCAGTAGATGGAGAAACAGCTTATCTGTTCGAAAACAAAAACGCTGACGATCTCAAGAAAAAATTGAAATTGTTAATTGAATCCAAAGAAACACGGATCAGATTTGGTGAAAATGCCCGAGAAAGAGTTTTAAAGAATTTCGATATTGAAAAGATAACAGAAAGAGTTCTTCAAATTTACGGCGAAGAAGCCGAAAGAATTTCCTGAATGAGTAAAGCTAATAGAAAAATATCAGCGGTCATCTTTTCGTTTAACAGAGAGGTTACCGAGCAGCTATTATCTGATCTTGCGGAGATTAATTCAATTGACAAAATATTTGTTGTTTCAAAAGATAAGTTTGAAATACCTGCACATCTTTATCATACTGTTCATCCTTTTGGAAGTAATGTCATCAATCAGATAATTGAAATCGCAGAGGCACCATATTTATTTTTTATTAATGGAAGCCAGCAGGTTGGGATTACAGAAGAGACAATTTCAAATTTTATAGCCGAAACAGAAGGATCAGATTCAGGATGGATTTATTCTGATTATTATGTAAAACAAAACAGCAAACTAGTTATTCACCTGCTGATCGATTATCAGCCTGGAAGTGTCCGAGATGATTTCGATTTTGGTTACTGTTCGTTAGTAAGGACAGATATAGTAAAAAGGCATTTACAAAATTTATTCACCCAGCAAAACGAATTGCTTTACTCGGGATTGTATAATTTAAGACTTTTAGCTTCTCATCAATCTAAAATAGCCAGAGTTGCAAACCCATTATATTCTGTAAATATGGTCAACGATGAAAAATCCGCAAATAATATGTTTGCTTACGTTGATCCGCGCAACAGGGAAGTGCAGATAGAAATGGAAAAAGTTTTCACAAATTATTTGAAAGAAATTGGTGCATATGTTGATCCCGGAATTAAAAAGTCAGTTAACTTTAAGAATAAATTTAATTTTGAAGCATCCGTTATAATTCCAGTTAAAAACAGAGTCAATACCATTGAAGATGCAATACACTCAGCATTGAATCAAAATGCTAAGTTCAGTTTTAATGTTATTGTAGTTAATAATCATTCTACTGACGGCACAACCGAGAAAATAAAAAAAATTGCGGAAAGTGATGACAGAGTTATTCATGTAATTCCCACGAAAACTGATCTTGGAATCGGCGGCTGCTGGAATGAAGCAATCGTTCATCCTGACTGCGGAAAGTTTGCAGTTCAGCTTGACAGTGATGATCTGTATTCAGATGAAAATACATTGCAAAGAATAGTTGATAAATTTTATGAAGGAAATTATGCAATGGTAATCGGCAGTTATAAACTAACCGATTTTAATCTGAATGAAATTCCACCGGGGTTGATTGATCATCGTGAATGGACAGATGACAACGGTCATAACAACGCATTAAGAATAAACGGATTTGGTGCGCCCCGCGCATTTTATACTCCTGTTATCAGAGAAATAAAATTTCCTAATGTAAGTTATGGTGAAGACTATTCTGTTGGATTAGCTATCTCGCGTCAATACAAAGTTGGCAGAATTTATGAGCCCATCTATCTCTGCCGGAGATGGGAAGGGAATACTGATGCTTCATTATCAATTGAGAAGCAGAATGCAAATAATTTTCATAAGGACTCGCTTCGTACCAAGGAAATTCAGTTACGTCAGAAAATAAATCGGAATTTGCAGAAATGAAATTACTTGATGAAAAAATATTGAACGATTCTCAGATTGAATTCTTTATTGATAACAATGACTATTCATCAGCAGCGGAATATTTGTTTAACTCGCAGTTAAAAAGTTGGACACTGCTTAAAAATAATTATGAAGCACTAAAAAATGTTCATTTAAAGTCCTTTTGGTACGAAGGGTTTAAGATAAAAGTGCAGTTTAATCTTGAAAGAATAAAATCTACATCGGCGAAAGTTGATGAGGATTCAATAAAGAATAGAAAATGTTTTCTGTGCGTGGAAAATCTTCCGGATGAACAAAAGGGATTGCTACTTCCAGATGATTTTATGTTGCTGTGCAATCCGTATCCTATTTTTCCCCAGCACTTTACGATTTGTTCTGTGGAGCATAAACCTCAGCGGATTTCAAAAGCATTTGGAGAATTGCTGGAAATGACAAAGTTACTTTCGCCCAAATATTCTCTCATATACAACGGCCCTTCTTGCGGCGCATCCGCTCCTGATCATTTTCATTTTCAAGCTGGATCAAAAAATTTCATCCCGATTGAAAATGATATCCAGCAGATGAAAAATGATTGCGGCAGTATAGTACAGGAAGAAGAACTGATAACTACTTCATTTATTAACGATGGCTTAAGAAAAATAATTTTTATTGAATCGACAGATAAATCGGAAATTGAGAAAACATTTCGGGTGATTTATAAAGTTTATGAAAAGCTTTCTAGTAATACTCAAGAACCAATGTTGAATATTGTAAGTGCGTATGATTTAGCGTTTGGCTGGAGCGTGATCATTTTTTTGAGAAGCAAGCATCGCCCGGAAGTTTTCTATAAAAACGAACCTGATAAATTATTAATCAGTCCCGCGGCAATCGACTTGGGCGGTGTTGTGGTTACTCCAAGAGAAGAAGATTTTCACAAAATTGATAAAGAAATACTCGGACAAATTTTTAACGAAGTCTCACTTGACAAAACAACATTCTCCCGAATTGAGGAAAAACTAAAACAGAAATTAAACTAATCAAGCAATCCCGATGGTGTCTGCGGTGTTGATATCAGTTGATTAAAAATTTCCCACTTCCTTGCGAGGTTGTCTTCCGTTCCGCCGTTTCTTTCCATATAGTCGTTGATTAATATTTCGCCCATATCGTAAGTAACAACGTAGCTTCTGTATGTTTCAATAAAGGAAAGATATTTCTCGGCTCTTTCTTTCGTCATCAATTGATACCTTTGCAGCCAGGCAACAGTTTCTTCTTTCGTCCAATCTTCGTTGAGATATTTTTCAGCAGCGAGAACCGAAGAGCCATCAAGCTTATTCTGAAGTTCAAGTGCTTTGTAGTACAGATAAGCATTTGCTGTATCAAGCTTTGCGATTGGGAATAAAACTTCCTTCTCAAATTTTATTCGTTCATCTCCTGGGAACAGCAGTTTTTCACCAACAACAGCCGTTCCTTCCGCGATAAGAGATTGAGGAGAATAAAGCGGATAAACAGTGTATTCAATCCAGCCTTTATCTTTAACCAGATTTTTTTCGAGCAGGATATTGTATACGTGATGTCCGGGATAACCTTCGTGTGCTGCAAGTCCGACAGCTCGGTCAATATAAACAGGGAAATCTGTTGCCACTTGTATCACGCTGAAGAGATTTCCTTTATACCAGTTGTAAGCTCCCCATGGTTTTTGAGTTACATATTCAACTTTAAATTTTTCGCCTGCAGGAAGATTTACATACTTGCTAGTTCTGCTTTTACATTCCTTAATTGCAGCATCAAGAACCGCATCAATTTTATTTTTAGGGATCTCGAAATTCTTTCTGAGATTAATAAATCTTTCCGCAACATCTCCTTTCCCCGGGAGAATTTTGTCAAGTTCATTAAGTGTGTTCTCAAGTTCTTCTTCGTTTATTTCCGGCGAGGAAACATCATAAAAAGCCCTTGATTCAAGATCGAAAGGAAGTACTGAACCATTTAAAACTATGATTTTAGTTTTAACCGCGAAAAGCTGCTTGTAAAGGTATCGGTATCTAAGCGTTTCAAGTTCAGTAGCACTATAATCGCTGAGCAGTTCAAGCTCATTTAAAAGTGAATCAGCTATATTAATTAGTTTTGTGTTTGCAGTTGAATCGAATGGAAGATTTTCTTCTTTTGGTCTCCATTCTTTAGGACCATAGTATGCATCAACGAAATTCGGATCGTATTTTCCGACTTCGAGAACCAGCTTAACATATCCTTCGGCAACTGCATTCATTTTTATTTCCAGATCACTTTTTGGTTTTTGTTCTTTTTTTTCACCGCAGGATACAACAAGCAATGCAGCTATCAATAAAAAAATTACTTTATTCACTTTTTCCCCTTCTTGCATCAATAAAAGATTTTATAGCAAATATCAGGAACACCAAACACAGCACAGCCATAATAGCCTGAACTATTATCGCGGATGGCCTTTCAAATACTTCACCGCCGAGCAATCTGAAAAATTTTATCAGTCCTCCGACAGTTCCGCCGAATCCAAGAATTACCAAAACCAAAGCACCGTGCATCGCGTGTTTCAAATATTTTTCATTCAGTGCGAGATATCCTAAAATCAGAATTGGAATTCCGAGAAATGTCGGGATGAGTGCGGTTATACTTTCACTGCTGATTCCGAGGTAACTGATGAGTCCAAGTGCGATTAGTATGATTCCTAAAATAATTGAAAACTTTGCCATTGTATTCCCGAATTAATTTTTGTGTGTAAAGTTAACAAAACTGTTTTAATGATTTAATGCAATTTAGTTAACTCAATCAGCGCATAAAGTGTTTTCAGATTTCGTGTTGTTCCGAAGACTTTAAGCTTATTCTCGAAGAAATTATTATTTAACTTAGCTTTACCATAGCCATTCGGGACAAATAAATAGACACAACTCCCATCAATTACAAACTCTTCCGGTAAGTAATCATTCCTATTTAAATTATTAACACTGACTTTAGATGGTATTTCAGAAAGAAAAATAACATAAAGTTTATCTGTGTCTTTTTTCTTCTTAATGAAAGGATTCTTTTTGAGAGCTTGTTCAATCTCTTCCGGAGTTACAACAATTACCTGAACATCGAATCCAAATTGTTTCTTAATTGCTGACGATATTTTCAAAGAAAGCTTTTCTGTTGAAGTTTCTTTAGTTGAAAAAATTACATTACCGCTTTGTATGTAAGTCTCAACATCTTGAAAACCGGTTTTTTCGAACAAAGATTTTAGCTCAGACATTTTGATTTGCTTCTGTCCGCTTACATTTATTCCCCTCAATAATGCAATAAACTTTTTCATCAGTTTAATTTCAGTATCCTATAGCCAATAGCTGTAATTTTCAGTGAAAGTAAGTTTTCGTTTACAGGCATTGTATCATTTGAAATAATATCAACAGCAGTTTTTATATTGTAAACTGATGGGAGTGTAAAATTAACTTGCTGTTCTTTTTCACTCTTATTGAGAATAACTAGGATTCTTTCATTCATATCTGATCTCAGATAAGCATAAATATTTTCATCTGCCTGTAGTGTGAGAAAATCTCCGTGCCGCAGTGCCGGATGATCGCTTCGTGAATGAATTACTTTGCTCACATCTTTGAACATTTGTTTTTCATATTCATTCAAATCGTTATCGAATCTCATCATCCGTCTGTTATCCGGATCGGAAGCACCGGTCATTCCGATTTCATCGCCGTAATAAATTACAGGCACTCCCGGAATTGTTAAAATGTATGCAAGATGGAGCTTGAGCTTGTCATAACTTGATGGATTATCGACTTTCGGTGGATTTGTCCATGCAATTTCGCTCGCTCTTCCATCATTAATTTGAAGATCGCCATCAGCGTAGGCCAAATAACGGATTTTATCGTGACTGCTGACAAGGTTTCCCATCAAATGATTCACACCATAAACCTGAAAAGTTTTTTGCATCTGGTTATCAAGCAGTTCAAATGAATTTTCTTCATCAAGAAAAACAGGAATTGCCGTATCGTACAAATTAAAATTGAACTGTGAGCTAAGCTGTCCGTTACTTACGTACGAACTGATAAGATCATATCCGCCGAAAGTTTCACCAATCTGGTAAACCTGGGTTTGCCGAGGTGCTTCGATTTGTTCTTTAATCTTTTTTGTTAGTAATCTCCAGAACTCATTTGGAACATGTTTTACTGCATCGTGCCTGAATCCATCAGCATCAGTTTCTTTCAGCCACCAGATTGCGTTATCGGTCATTGTTTCAAGAGCATCTTTTGAACCGACATAATCAAAAGACGGCATATATGGTTCAAACCACGTTGTTAAACGGTATTCATCCCAGAGACGAAGATTTTTTCTTCCGTCAGGAAGTTCAAGCACTCCAAACCAATCTCTATGCTCTTTCCATAAAGGATGCTCCTCGTGAACGTGGTTTGCAACAAAATCAAGCAGGACTTTAATATTATTCTGATGCGATTTGCTTACCAGTTCTTTGGCAAGATTCAAATCACCGAAATGTTCTTCAACACCTTGTAGCGAAACAGGCCAGTAGCCGTGATAACCTGTGTAATATCTGTGCGGCGGCGGATATTCACGGTACGCTTTATTTGTATTATCAACAATCGGTGAAATCCAGAAAGTATTTACACCCAGATGGTTGAAATATCCTTCGTTTATTTTATTGATTATTCCACGAAGATCACCACCATTGTAATTGGCAGGTGAGAAGAGCGAATCGTGTTTAACGGGATTATCATTCGAAGGATCACCATTATTAAAACGATCGATCATCAAAGAATAAATTATTGCGTCGTGCCAGCTCCGTGGCGAATCATTATTTACTGGCTGACCATCTATAATTTTTGTTGATTGAATATTAGAATACTTTCCGCCCAGCCTGACAGCAATTCTTATCAATCTTTCACCTTCAATTATATCATCATGGAACATCAAAGTAATTTTATTGCCGTCAATTTTGATTAGAGCCGGATTGATTAACTGATTATCAAGAAGCGCAACGATATTCGATTCATTAATAATTTCAGAAGAATGATTTTCGAGATAGTAATTATATTTTTTCATCTGTTCATCGGATTCAAAATTCAGTGAGTTCAGATACATTTTTTCTTCCTCATCAGAATCAATAATTATTACCGAGTTAAAATCGCCCATACCATTCGGAACCTTCACCGGATTTTGCGGATCGATAAGCTCTTTCCTATCAACAAAAAATTTGTATTCATATCTTCCCGGATCGAGAGGAATGCTTATCTCATAAATTCCATTTTTATCTTCATCACTCATCGGAAGGTTCGATCTATCCCAGCTATTAAACTGTCCGAACAGGTTTACTTGTTTTGGTTTGCCTTTTGGCTTGTAAGTAAACAAATATTTTTTCCTTGGCTGAATTTTGAAAGGGACATAGTACTGCTGGTTCTCATAAGTAAATTGCAGAACATCCAGTCCCGTAAAACCATCTTTTGCTTTTAACTTGAGAATATTATTTACTGTGTCGTGATCAAAGACCAGGTTTTCATTTGGAGAAAAAGTAAGCTTGTAATTTGGTGCATAAAATAAGTCGCTGATGACGATTTCTTTTTCAATTCCTTCTTCAAGATTTATTGGCTGGATGATATCTGTAATTCTGTTTGAATGATTCTGTGAGCAGCTGAAAAAGATTAAAATTACTACTGGGAGATAAAAAATATTTTTCATTTGAACCGGAATTAAGTTGAACAATTAATTATGATTGGCTGGGTAAAGTTAATGATAAGAGAGGAAAATTTCCTCAATCTTCAAAGTGATGATGTTTGGAATAATTTAATCCAAATTAATTTTTTATGAAATAAGCGTTGCTTGTCATTCCGGTCGAGCGAAGCGAAGAACCGGAATCCTACAGAAGTTTTTTACTGGATTCCGTGTCAAGCACGGAATGACAGCGAACTTGTTTTGCAAGCCATTACCTTTGGTTTTGCATATTTACTCACCAGTCGTTTATAGTTTTGATAAGTGTATGTCATCAATCCAGACAGTACCAACACCGTTTACCATAATATTCAACTTTATCTGATCCGGCATTTCACCTTTTTGTAAATTGAAAACTGTTCTGACCGTTTTCCAATCTGATGTACCGGAGATAACAGAATCAAATCCTCTTGAAAAAAATTCACCTTTGTCTCTGAACACACACCACATTTCAAGTAAAGCCTGCCCATTAAGTGATTCTGATTTAACTTTTGCTTCATAAATAATCTGTGTGTCATCAACACGAACATCATTCACGATATAGAGAGGAATAATGACTGGTGCAGTTGCTTCAATTTTTATTGAGCCTTTGCCATCGTTTGAGTTTGTTTTATCCAGCTGAATTCCTGACTGAGCAACTATCCCGTTCAAATCATTAACCGGAAAATATTTTAATTCATTCTTCTCTGTATTAACATTGCACGAGATCCAAAACAAATTCAAAACTAAAATCGCCAGTAAAAAATATTTTTTCATTTTAATAACTCCTACTGATTTTATAACCGTAAGAATCAATATAAAATAAAAAAGCGAAGAACAATCGCTTATTCTTCGCTTTAAAAAATAAAAAGCATTTGATTACTTCAGGATTGCATCCTTGGCAGCTTTTGATACTCTGAATTTCAAAACTTTTCTTGCTGGGATTACAATCGATTCGCCTGTGGCGGGATTTCTTCCCATTCTCTGGTTTCTCTGAGCGACTTTAAGCTTTCCAAGTCCTGGAAATACAAACTCTCTCTTTGCTTCTTTGTATGAGAGTTTTACGAGCTCATCCAAGAACTGAGCCGAAACTTTTTTTGTTGTTTTTGTCTTTGCAGCAAGATGAGCAATAATTTGACTCTTCGTCATTGATTTAGCCATGTTGATCCCTCCGATTAAATGTTAATGATACTTACGGGTGAAAAATACTTAATATTTATTTGAAACAAAATTATTTTTAAAAAATTAATTACGCTCAAACCCTTGTAAATAGGGCTCAGAATGAGAATCGGCTTCGGTAAGGTTTCGGTATATTGCATAGAAGATTTTTTACTCTTTAATAATTCTCTATTTTGTTTATGTTAACAATGAAATTTTTCTGACAGTACAATTAATGTTAAAACTTCTTTCATCGTTCGTACTTTTCTCAGTTTTTACCTTTCCGCAGGAAGTTGATTCGTTATTAAATCAGAACAACCAGACCGTTTCGGATACAAATTTTGTTGAAATAAATGATACAACAGCGGTTTTGGATACAATAGTCACTACCAAAGTCAAGGCTGATACTCTAGCTCCAATCCAGGGAATGCCTTTGACTGATGTGAGTACAATCATCAGTAAAAGAACATTTTTGTTTGAGAATTACCGGTACACCGGAGATTTGCTTCGGTCGTTTAGTCTGAATTTTATAAAAGATTTTGGGTTTGTCGGTTATCCAAATGAAACTTTTATATATGGTGTCGGCAGCAGCGGGATAAGCTATTTGCAGGATGGAGTTTTCTGGAATAACCGGTTCACTAACTCGCTTGACCTCAATCTTATCCAGAGTGAAAATATTGACTCGGTAGAAATTGTCCCTTCGCCGCGGGGATTTTTATACGGACCGTACAACAATCCTGTTACAGTAAACTTTATAACCAAAGATTTCATTCCGCCTCAGCCGTATGCACGAATAAGATATTATGAAGGACCTGACGGTGAAGCAATGATTGACGGAAAGTTTTCTGCGATGGTTGCGAAGAGATGGAATTATTCTTTCCAGTTAACTAACCGATCAAAAGATGAAACTTACGAGAATACCGATTTGAGTCTCTGGCAGTTCAACACAAAGTTGAAATATTTTTTGTCCAACTCAATTAATCTTCAAGCGTATTATTATTATGTTGATAAGCAGCAGGGATTGAACGGCGGAGTTGATTACGATAGTCTCACGAGAAGCTCCGAAGATCCAACTGCCGATCTTTACGATCCGATTTTTGCACCGGTGTTCTCACCAAA
This window encodes:
- a CDS encoding glycosyltransferase family 4 protein — protein: MKILYSCLSKSWGGMEMFTLTSIQQLLKREIKVELVCAADSRIHIEANNLGIMLHPVKASGYFHPFTVIRLALLIRQNNYSLVHTQASKDLWLIVPALKLANRKIPLFLTKQVGSFIVKKDFLHKFLYRRIRKIFAISTVIKNNIVETTPYKTDSVIIIPNGIDIQKFNPEKVDVHKVRNEFNINKDEIVIGMLARFTPGKGHEEFLFAAKELNKEYSNLRFLVVGEPSRGESEYADKIKGLAEEYKLNNIIFTGYRSDTPEVLSAIDIFAFPSHSEAFGIALVEAMAMKKSSVCSRADGVLDIAVDGETAYLFENKNADDLKKKLKLLIESKETRIRFGENARERVLKNFDIEKITERVLQIYGEEAERIS
- a CDS encoding glycosyltransferase family 2 protein, whose protein sequence is MSKANRKISAVIFSFNREVTEQLLSDLAEINSIDKIFVVSKDKFEIPAHLYHTVHPFGSNVINQIIEIAEAPYLFFINGSQQVGITEETISNFIAETEGSDSGWIYSDYYVKQNSKLVIHLLIDYQPGSVRDDFDFGYCSLVRTDIVKRHLQNLFTQQNELLYSGLYNLRLLASHQSKIARVANPLYSVNMVNDEKSANNMFAYVDPRNREVQIEMEKVFTNYLKEIGAYVDPGIKKSVNFKNKFNFEASVIIPVKNRVNTIEDAIHSALNQNAKFSFNVIVVNNHSTDGTTEKIKKIAESDDRVIHVIPTKTDLGIGGCWNEAIVHPDCGKFAVQLDSDDLYSDENTLQRIVDKFYEGNYAMVIGSYKLTDFNLNEIPPGLIDHREWTDDNGHNNALRINGFGAPRAFYTPVIREIKFPNVSYGEDYSVGLAISRQYKVGRIYEPIYLCRRWEGNTDASLSIEKQNANNFHKDSLRTKEIQLRQKINRNLQK
- a CDS encoding DUF4922 domain-containing protein, which codes for MKLLDEKILNDSQIEFFIDNNDYSSAAEYLFNSQLKSWTLLKNNYEALKNVHLKSFWYEGFKIKVQFNLERIKSTSAKVDEDSIKNRKCFLCVENLPDEQKGLLLPDDFMLLCNPYPIFPQHFTICSVEHKPQRISKAFGELLEMTKLLSPKYSLIYNGPSCGASAPDHFHFQAGSKNFIPIENDIQQMKNDCGSIVQEEELITTSFINDGLRKIIFIESTDKSEIEKTFRVIYKVYEKLSSNTQEPMLNIVSAYDLAFGWSVIIFLRSKHRPEVFYKNEPDKLLISPAAIDLGGVVVTPREEDFHKIDKEILGQIFNEVSLDKTTFSRIEEKLKQKLN
- a CDS encoding DUF1697 domain-containing protein, coding for MKKFIALLRGINVSGQKQIKMSELKSLFEKTGFQDVETYIQSGNVIFSTKETSTEKLSLKISSAIKKQFGFDVQVIVVTPEEIEQALKKNPFIKKKKDTDKLYVIFLSEIPSKVSVNNLNRNDYLPEEFVIDGSCVYLFVPNGYGKAKLNNNFFENKLKVFGTTRNLKTLYALIELTKLH
- a CDS encoding alpha-glucosidase C-terminal domain-containing protein, whose amino-acid sequence is MKNIFYLPVVILIFFSCSQNHSNRITDIIQPINLEEGIEKEIVISDLFYAPNYKLTFSPNENLVFDHDTVNNILKLKAKDGFTGLDVLQFTYENQQYYVPFKIQPRKKYLFTYKPKGKPKQVNLFGQFNSWDRSNLPMSDEDKNGIYEISIPLDPGRYEYKFFVDRKELIDPQNPVKVPNGMGDFNSVIIIDSDEEEKMYLNSLNFESDEQMKKYNYYLENHSSEIINESNIVALLDNQLINPALIKIDGNKITLMFHDDIIEGERLIRIAVRLGGKYSNIQSTKIIDGQPVNNDSPRSWHDAIIYSLMIDRFNNGDPSNDNPVKHDSLFSPANYNGGDLRGIINKINEGYFNHLGVNTFWISPIVDNTNKAYREYPPPHRYYTGYHGYWPVSLQGVEEHFGDLNLAKELVSKSHQNNIKVLLDFVANHVHEEHPLWKEHRDWFGVLELPDGRKNLRLWDEYRLTTWFEPYMPSFDYVGSKDALETMTDNAIWWLKETDADGFRHDAVKHVPNEFWRLLTKKIKEQIEAPRQTQVYQIGETFGGYDLISSYVSNGQLSSQFNFNLYDTAIPVFLDEENSFELLDNQMQKTFQVYGVNHLMGNLVSSHDKIRYLAYADGDLQINDGRASEIAWTNPPKVDNPSSYDKLKLHLAYILTIPGVPVIYYGDEIGMTGASDPDNRRMMRFDNDLNEYEKQMFKDVSKVIHSRSDHPALRHGDFLTLQADENIYAYLRSDMNERILVILNKSEKEQQVNFTLPSVYNIKTAVDIISNDTMPVNENLLSLKITAIGYRILKLN
- a CDS encoding HU family DNA-binding protein produces the protein MAKSMTKSQIIAHLAAKTKTTKKVSAQFLDELVKLSYKEAKREFVFPGLGKLKVAQRNQRMGRNPATGESIVIPARKVLKFRVSKAAKDAILK